The Homo sapiens chromosome 19 genomic patch of type NOVEL, GRCh38.p14 PATCHES HSCHR19KIR_CA04_CTG3_1 genome segment CTCCCTCACTCAGCATTTCCCTCTCTCCAGGACTCTGATGAACAAGACCCTCAGGAGGTGACGTACGCACAGTTGGATCACTGCGTTTTCATACAGAGAAAAATCAGTCGCCCTTCTCAGAGGCCCAAGACACCCCTAACAGATACCAGCGTGTACACGGAACTTCCAAATGCTGAGCCCAGATCCAAAGTTGTCTCCTGCCCACGAGCACCACAGTCAGGTCTTGAGGGGGTTTTCTAGGGAGACAacagccctgtctcaaaaccagGTTGCCAGATCCAATGAACCAGCAGCTGGAATCTGAAGGCATCAGTCTGCATCTTAGGGGATCGCTCTTCCTCACACCACGAATCTGAACATGCCTCTCTCTTGCTTACAAATGCCTAAGGTCGCCACTGCCTGCTGCAGAGAAAACACACTCCTTTGCTTAGCCCACAAGTATCTATTTCACTTgacccctgcccacctctccaacCTAACTGGCTTACTTCCTAGTCCTACTTGAGGCTGCAATCACACTGAGGAACTCACAATTCCAAA includes the following:
- the LOC124900630 gene encoding killer cell immunoglobulin-like receptor 3DL2, translated to MISFLLDSHLPPGICRHLHVLIGTSVVIFLFILLLFFLLYRWCSNKKNAAVMDQEPAGDRTVNRQDSDEQDPQEVTYAQLDHCVFIQRKISRPSQRPKTPLTDTSVYTELPNAEPRSKVVSCPRAPQSGLEGVF